In Lolium rigidum isolate FL_2022 chromosome 7, APGP_CSIRO_Lrig_0.1, whole genome shotgun sequence, the DNA window ATCGAAGCATGCTCACAAATACTGAATTACTGTATCTAAGATCTAGAGCAGCCTATCATATTTCATGTGAGGAAGGATTTAAAAATATCAGGATAAACACGATCCTCCAGGAAACATGACCATATCATCAAACAAAAATATTACATCCTAACACCCAAAGCCGTAAGAATGACAAAAGCAAGCAGAGAGCACAGACTTACCACATCAGATGGTAGGAAGCGAGAGCGACGGGGCGAATCCAGTGTAAAGGTAGGCTTCGTTGACAGTAGCAGAACTAATCTCAGCGAACCTACCAACCTCCATAGTCCTGACGTCGAACCAAAAGTAGGTGACATTCTGCTCAACCGGGTCTCCCAAGTtctccttcgggtgatccagcttTATGAACAAGCGCTGCTCAAACGCACCTATGATGCCCCGAAACCGGTCTCCCCATTCCTCCGGCAACGTGATCTTGTGCCGCAGCTGCCACCGGTCAGTGAAGGACATGaaggtgtagaaatacaggacacaTCTCTTATCGGCCCGGAAAAGATCCGAGACCACGACGGTGGTCCTGCCTTGCTCCGACTCCAGAGTGGTGATCTGGTTGCTGAACATCATGGTGCGGCCTAGCAGGACGGGCGAAATGTCGAGGATGGAGAACTCCATCCTGCGGGCGTCCAGCACGAGCCACCTCCGCGTGAGAGTGATCATCCAGTAGAAGCAGCCGTGCGCATGGTTGCGCTGTCCCAGGCGGACGCCCATGACCCTCCGCATGCTCAGAGCTTGGTGCACGGGAGGTGAGAGGGCGTGCCAGTGCTGAGACTCGGAGCAGAAGGAGAAGGCGACCAGCTTCCCCCGGCAGCACGCCATCCAGATGACGGCGAAGGGGAGCGGCGAGGTGTTGTTGTTGTCGGGGGTGCAGCGGGGGGCGGCGAGGAAGATCTCGTTGCTGCGGGAGTGCAGCCCCTCGTCCCCGCCGCGCTGCAGGTAGGGGTTCTCGACGGAGGCGGCGAGGTCGGCGGGGATGGGCGGGAGCAGGACGTAGCGGCGGGAGAGCGGGTCGCAGACGGAGATTTCGGTGAAGGCCGTGGAGCCGGCGGGCGCGGCGCGGTCGAGGAGGAAGCGGCCGTCGCGGTGGTCGCGGACGAGCCACGCGCGCGCGGGGGCCGGGAGGAAGGCGAAGGAGAAGTCGGCGGCGAGCGCGAGCGCGCGGGCGGCGGGGGACGTGGGGTTCGGCGGGAAGGCCGGGTAGAAGGCGGCGCCGTCGGGGAAGAAGACGCCGAGCGGGGGCGGCGCGTGGAGGGAGCGGAATTGGCGGAGGAACCGCGCGGAGGTGGCCACGCGGTGGAGCGAGGCGCAGGATGAGGAGGCGCGCGCGAGGTCCGCCGGCGACGGCACGCGGGCGAGGACCTCCGCGAGGAGGTCGTCGGTGAGGGCGAGCAGGGAGCCCATCGGCGGCGGATCTGCGGCGACCGTGCGGACAAGGAAACGCTGTTCAGAATGGTCGGTCGTGTTGCAGCCACGCTTCGAGGTCGGTCGGGTTAAGAAACTGCCAATTTTGCC includes these proteins:
- the LOC124677040 gene encoding uncharacterized protein LOC124677040, which translates into the protein MGSLLALTDDLLAEVLARVPSPADLARASSSCASLHRVATSARFLRQFRSLHAPPPLGVFFPDGAAFYPAFPPNPTSPAARALALAADFSFAFLPAPARAWLVRDHRDGRFLLDRAAPAGSTAFTEISVCDPLSRRYVLLPPIPADLAASVENPYLQRGGDEGLHSRSNEIFLAAPRCTPDNNNTSPLPFAVIWMACCRGKLVAFSFCSESQHWHALSPPVHQALSMRRVMGVRLGQRNHAHGCFYWMITLTRRWLVLDARRMEFSILDISPVLLGRTMMFSNQITTLESEQGRTTVVVSDLFRADKRCVLYFYTFMSFTDRWQLRHKITLPEEWGDRFRGIIGAFEQRLFIKLDHPKENLGDPVEQNVTYFWFDVRTMEVGRFAEISSATVNEAYLYTGFAPSLSLPTI